TTCTCCTCTGAATTCCGGCCGCCGCTCAGCCACCGTCACCGGTATTCCGGCCACCGATATCAACACACAGAAGAGGTATTCCGTTTATGTTATATGATTATTAATTTCATAATTTGCTTACACAAGTTTGCCTATTTACTGTAACTGTAAACCCTAACCGTCTCAATCTTAATTTAGAATTAGAAATTGATTTTATTTGAATTATATTTTCGAATTGATTACTGTTATATTGCAACCTCTGCCCTAGTTTACAGTTACACAACCATAAACATAAACCCTAAGTTATCTGATTAACAGCATTGAAAGAATGGGGATGAAGCTGTTTGGGGATGAAGGCGGTGAAGCAGGCGACATATCGAAAATCGAAATCAACCAAGAGTTCGCACGCCGATTCGAGCACAACAAGAAGCGCGAAGACTTGCAGCGGTACGAGGAGCTCAAGAAGAAAGGCGTAATCGATGACAGCGAAGAAGAAGACGACGAGTCGTCTGATGACGATGAGGAAATTGTTAATTATTCAACTAAGCAGGATTTGAAGTTTTTCGATGCGTTGATAAAGGTTAGGAATAAGGATCCTTTGCTTAAAAGTAACGAAGCGAAGTTGTTTGATTCGGATAACGAAGAAgacggtgatgatgatgatgagggtgGGGATGGTAAGAAGgaaaaggagaagaagaagaaaccgaTGTTTTTGAAAGACGTGAATGCGAAGCATTTGATTGGGAACGGGCCGGAGTTTGACGACGAAGATGACGAACGCGACAATAAAAACCGGAAAAAGAGTTATTTCGAAGAGCAGGAGGAAGTGCGGAAGGAGTTTTTGGATGCGGTTGCCGACGAAGAAGATGACGATGGAGAACTATTGAAGGTGAAGAATGATAACACAGGTGGTGATGAAGGCGAAGATGAGGATGATCGCGAGTTTGAAAAGAAGTTGGATGAGTATTTTAAAGAAGACGATAAACTAGATGAAAACGAGAAGTTTTTGAAGGATTATTTTAGGAAAAAGATGTGGTTGGATAAAGATAGCGGTAAAAGTAAAGGGTTCGATATTGAAATAGACGTTTCGGAAGACGAGGAAGAGTTAGTGAAGCAAGAAGATTACGAACGAGAGTTTAATTTTAGATACGAAGAAAACGCAGGGGATAGAGTAATGGGGCATTCGCGTAAAGTTGACGGTTCGGTGAGGAAGAAGGAAAGCTCGAGAAAAATACAGAGAATGAATAAAAAAGAGAGAATGGCACAAGCAGAGTTAGAGAGGAATGAGGAATTGAAGcgtttgaaaaacttaaaaaagAAGGAAATGAATGAAAAACTTAGAAAGATTAGAGAAATAGCAGGGTTCGGTGAAAACGACGATTGTTTGTTAGACGAACATGATCTTGAAGAGGAGTTTGATCCGGACAAATACgatagaaaaatgaaaaatacttTTGGTGATAACTTTTATGATGCGGATGATGTGGACCCCGGTTTTGGTAGTGATGAAGAACATGGTGAGTTGGAAAAACCGGACTTCGATAAAGAAGATGATTTGCTCGGGCTTCCAAAAGGATGGGATGATGAACACGGGTCGGGTGATGGGTTCTTGGCTTTTAGAGAAAAAATCTTGAAGAAAAAGGTTAAAAATGAGGGAAATGAAGAACAAAATGAAGAACAATTACAAGACGAAgaaggaaaaagaaaaagatcgAAGTTAGAGGAAGAGTTAATTAAAAAATCGTTGGAAGAGATGTATAAATTGGAATGTGAGGGTACAATCGGGGATTTAAAGACAAGGTTTAGATACAAGTCGGTTGATAAAAACACTTACGGTTTAAAACCGAAGGAGATTCTATTAGTGGACGAGAAGGAGCTAAATCAGATAGTTCCGTTAAAGAAGTTGGCTACGTATAGGGAAGATGAGTTTGTTGTTCCCCGTCATAAGTTGAAAGAGCAAAAGCAGAAGATTAAATCTCTTCTTCGAGGCGAGTCGTCTGATGGTCACGGTCACTCCGATGGCGGCAAGAAGCGGAAGCATGATGTTGGTCAAACGGAACCTGAAAAGTCAAAGTCGGATGCGGAAAATGAAGAGCAGAAAGAAAATGAAGAGCAGAAAGAATTATCCAGGAAACAACGACGAAAGATGCGATTAAAGGAATTCAAGATATCGGATAAAAGGCGAATGGCGTATGAAGGAAGTACAGctaaaagcaataaaaagaagaAACACAAATCCAAAGATGCAGTATAAAAGGTACTCTTTATTAATCATCACATATTTACTGTAGTTTTTATACAAGTTTCAGGTTACGATGAAATACTTCAGTGATTTtttatatattgtgttatatATGTCATTTGTGTGATGCTGCAGCTTCGAGTTTTGGCCGAGCTCTGCCGGGAAGATGCGTTTTTACAGTTTTTACGGGTATTTGATTCCAAGCGACATGCATCTAAAACCAAATCCAACTAATTTGTGGATCGTTTTTGGGATATTTTTATTTAGATGGAATTTCATCATTGTTTTTGTTTCATGATACTTTGTAAGGTTAAACCAGTTATGTGTTGTGTTAATTTGTTATAGAATGGATggttttataaaaaggttttttgGGAACTTTGTGTTATCATTTATTGTTTTTGAGTTTAGGCCTTATCTTTATTTCTTCGAGTATTACATATCTATTAAATGGTCTGTATTTTTACTTGAATGTGCAATGCTCTTTTGAATCTCAAAATCTAAATTAAACCTCTGGAACATAAGCAAGCTGGTTGGTTTGTTCTTTAAACCTCTCTGCAACATAAGCAAGCTGGCTGGTTTGGACTTTACTGTTTGGTTTGATGGTCTGTTTAATGGTTTGGAACTTGGAACGGCCCTATAAACCAAACGGCTAGtttaactattttttttcaaGCGAGTTGGTTGGTTGGTTTAGGATTTGTACGGTTTGGTTTGGGTGGTTTTAACAGTAACGGTTTGGAACCTGGAATCGCCGTATGAACCAAACTGACTGTAACTTTCTTTAATCTTTAGAATATGAATATGTAGTTATATTATATATCTTTATTGTATGTATTTACAGGCCGTGCAGATGCAACTGGTATACTGGGGTTAGAGGGGGCAATTCTGACCCGCATTAATAGATTTGGGTCTCTTTTAAATTGCAATGGGTCGGTTTGGGCTTCTTTCTAATAACTAACGGGTCCAATTGGGTCATCCCCTAAAACACGGATATATTTTATGGGTCAACTTGGTTCTGATTGTAAACTGGAACGGGTTATGAATATCAGAGGCGGGTTGAAGTGTTCTGCGCATCTAGGGTTTTTTTCACATCGATGTTCATAGATTTTTTGATTAATTTTCATTTGTTCTTCATAAAATAGATTGGGTTTTCCGATCAGTTTCAGTCTTTGTTCATAAACTCGATTAGTTTCAGCCGTTCTTCATAAAAACGGCTAGTTTTTTTTTCTATTGATTTAACTGGTTCTTTCATAAAATCAATTAGTTTGTTCGATTAGTTGCGGTTGTTCATACAATCAATtagttttttttgtttaattttgaGTTCGTTGTTCATAAAATTGATTACTTTATTTGATTAATTTCACTCGTTGTTCATAAAATCGATTAGTTTTTTAGATTGTTTCAGTTGTTCTTAGTGAAAGTCGATTAGTTTATTCGAATAATATTAGTGGTTCTTGATATAATCAATTAGTCCATTCGATCAATTTCAGTTGTTTTTTGTAATACCAATTAGTTTATTCAATTGTTGTTCGTAATACCAACTGGTTTATTCGATTAGTTTCAGTTCGATCTTCATTAAATCAAGTATGCTTAATCTAATTTTATAATGCTAAATCAAGTAGTAGTAATATATTATGTTATTATGATTCTGTTAGTAAACTTCAGACAACTTCAATGTTTAGATTAGTTAACTGATGTTTCTGCTTCTAAACATAGTTGATATGATCTTTATTTGAAATCAATTTCGTTAGTTTGTATTGTTTTTTTAAATGATATAAAGATGATTCATGAATCACAAACTGGCATGCTGAGTTCCTATTTTGTTGGTTTGAAATTTGTGTTTTAAAAGGTGCAGCAGAGTGCCTTAGTTGCATGTCGTTGAGCTTCTAAAGAACGGCTTGTGACGCGCGCTTCTTGTACATTGGATGATTTTATGTTATATATCCATGGATTCATCCTCAGCCAATTCAACGATTCATGAAACAATAAGCATGGATTGATTGGTGTCAAAAAGTATTAACCGTACTCAACCCGGACCCGTTTAACCCGAAAACATTGCCCCCTTGATGTACAATCCTTTTataaaaaagtgttttttaaCTGACCGACCCGAAACCCTttctgacccgaacccattccaacccgaacccgttctgacccgaacccattccaacccgaacccgtttcgaccccaaccaaaacaaccctttttttaattgacccgttttgaccctaacccgttctgacccatgacccaacccgacccgacccgtttgccaggtctaacTGGGGTTATATGATATCGTGGTAggtttggtttgttttgttttccAGTTAGCAATGCAGATGCAACCATGTTTTTATTTCATGCTTCTAGTGATTTGTCTTGTTATTAAGTCCATTTTTACATacaaaaacaatatatatatatatatatatatatatatatatatatatatatatatatatatatatatatgggaggggctcatgcgagaaccacccttattgtgagaaccttgagaaccaatgtgaacacaacctaaaatagttaaaaaaacctaacccccaccccccaaaaaacctaaccccccccccccccaagctaaaatgctaaaaactaaacccctaaaaaaatctaaaaaaatctaaaaaaatcaaaaaaaaaatctaatttttttttaatattttttatgctcaaatcgcattttttttttaatttaaaaaaaaaatttttttttggcttcgaaaagtagcgatttttatataaaaaatattaaaaaaaaaattttgtgtgatttttagctatttttaagcattttttgtgtgttcacattggttctcgcggttctcacaataagagatggttctcgcatgatcttctccctaaatatatatttaaccagtAATAAGTTCACCTCTAAAATAATCCAAACAATTAACTTAATAAGGCTACATGAAAAACATTAGCTTATTAAATAGGACGTGCTTGCGGGCTATTGAGTTAAACCCGAATATTTGACAAATGAGCTCAAGCACGACATGGGCTTTCATGGGTTAACAAAGAGCACGCCATGTTTAACCAGCAAATTTTGCTTTCTTTAGTTTTttgaatatattaatattaatagaaTAATATTCAAACATTACATacttaaaacaaagttataaaaCATAATACTCATCTCTCTTTTATCTTGTAAACTTTGGTAATATATAAACGAGTAAACGTATGATCCCATCACGTAGATCCCAACACAATATGGATATGCTCACAGCTAAATGTGTTCATGTATTTTAACCGAAAATGATCAAAACCGGTATATCTGATCCACATTGTGTTTGAAATCATATTTTCATGTCATAACAGTTAAACACTAATTCAACCCGAAGGATCCCCATTTTCATACctttaagaaaatttttggaatattggattttaataattctaactattcgtcgttggccgccaacagtcccgacttaaaaaataaccactacagtcccaactattaacatattggcctccaatggatCATGACCAACAGAACCCTAAcaccgttagtctccggtcgccagATAAAcgttttggccggaaaactcaactttttcgtcccaaacctttttgtaaccttattacgAACTTTTAGGAACCTTTTGCTAGTAAAAATCTCAATTATTGAGGTCGccggaaaactcattttttgCCAGAAAACTCATCTTTTGCCCGTAAAACTCAACTTTTTCGTCATAAACCTCTTTGTAACATTAGATGAGACCTTTAGGAACTTTTTTTCTGGCAAAAAAACGTTTTTTCGGCGAACGAAGACTAACGGCATTAAGGTTTTGTTAGTCAGGGTcaattggaggccaatatgttaatgaCTGACAgtgattatttttgaagttgggatggTTGGCGGTCAACGGCGGAtacttgggattattaaaatccaatatttcaAAATTTTAGTATTTAAAAGGGTAAAATCGTCATTTCTTCAGAAATTACACCTACTACTACGGTTGGTAGTTCCGCAGACCACCTTCGTCTTGTTATAAAACCCCAACGTTCCCTGCGGACTTCCCCATAAAAGCACTCTCCTTTATAAACACATCCAATTCAATACTCCCTTTTTACACTCATTTCAATGGCGTCTGCAAGTTTCGTAAAGCTACACACATCTTCTTCACCTTTCATCGGTCAACGATCCTTCAATCAACGCTCCAGATCTTCCTCTCGCTCACCTGCCGCTCGCGTGTCCGTCATCCGTGCCGGATCTTACTCCGAAGAACTTGTTCAAACCGCTGTCAGTTtctgcttcttcttcttctctttttttttttaattgtgaattgatttcatttttgttttttCAGTTTTTAGAATTTTACAAAGTTGATCTGATTTTGATTATTTGATTGCCTTTGTTAGTTAGTAGGTAATCAGATCTTAgggtttagtttagtttagtttaattagatttaatattttaattattGATAGTTTGGTTACTGTTGTGGTAGGCTGAGTGGTCAtattattcttatttttattatttttgttcaaAGGACATTTTATGTTAATGTTTGAACGTGGCCTTGCctgctttatttaaaaaaaaaaattgttgctTATTTGTTGACTTTTTTTCTAATGCACTGAACATGATTAGATTTTATATTCTTCATGTACTTTGCTTTTGGAAGCCaaattccttttctttttctaaaatgATATTTATGATAATTTAAAATTGAATTTAGAGTCTTCATTTGTGAACTATATACATCTGAAATGAAGTATATTTCTAGGCCTGTGAACGAACCGAAcgttcgtgaacttgttcggcgggaagttcgtttatatattaaacgaatgaacatgaacacaattttttgttcatttatttatgtttgtttgtttcgATTTAAATGCATAAGTAGTTAAATTTATATCAATATTAAACATAAAAGAACTTTCTAATACTTACACAAATAGAACTGATTGGTAATTGGgctttctagtaataaaaatggGTTTTTTTCCAATGGAATTTATTGTAAATAATcgctaatttatataaaaaattacttTATGTTCATTACTTCATTTATATTTAGtaaattatgttcatttgtgttgtttattgtttgttaaattaagttcgtttaagtttgtttacgttcgtttaggttttaaacaaacaaacataaacgaacacgaacatgtccattttcttaataaatgaacacgaacaaaaaatgtGTTAAATGAaatgttcgtgttcggttaaaacTAAGTGAATGAACATGAACGTGCCTCTATTCGTGTtcattcggttcatttacaggcctattAATACATCTGAAGTGATCTTTGGTAAATTACTAAATGTTCTTTACCTTTTGGATTAGAAAACAATCGCATCACCTGGTCGCGGTATCCTCGCAATCGATGAATCAAACGCAACTTGTGGAAAGAGATTAGCGTCTATCGGATTAGACAACACTGAAGCCAACAGACAAGCGTACCGACAACTTCTGTTGACCACACCTGGCTTAGGTCAATACATCTCCGGTTCCATCCTATTTGAGGAAACTCTATTTCAGTCAACTACAGATGGAAAGAAAATGGTTGACTGCTTGCGTGAACAGAACATCGTACCCGGAATCAAAGTTGACAAGGTACGAGTTTACTGTTTACGACCCATGGTTCAAGATTCTCGAAAACAATTCGTTAACCATATAACTTTACCTTACATGTTTAGTTATGTATGTCTTTCACAGGGTTTGGTTCCATTACCAGGATCCAACAATGAATCTTGGTGCCAAGGGTTAGACGGGTTGGCTTCTAGATCAGCCGAGTATTACAAGCAAGGAGCTCGTTTTGCCAAGTGGTGAGACATATATCATAATTAGTGTACTAGATAATATAAAGAGTAAAACGCcgtttcgtccctgaggtttggccagtttggtgactttcgtccaaaggtattgttttccgcatctggatccaaaaggtttgaaatcttgccttTTTCattcggctcgttaactccatctatttttctATGTTAAGTCAGAGGTATTTCCATCTTTTTAGCTAACCTAAAGGGCAAattggtctttttcactttatgtaaaaagaccgaatacacctgaaaaagaccgaattgccctttaagtcaacaaaaaagacggaaataccccctgacttaaatggatggagttaatgagccggatgaaaatggaatgatttcaaaccttttggatccagatgcgaaaaaacaaacctttggacgaaagtcataaaactggtcaaacctgagggacgaaaatgacattttactctaataTAAATGTGACATAGTATTGATAAATAACTATCATCTTATGTTCTTTTCTAGGAGAACTGTTGTCAGCATCCCATGTGGTCCTTCTGCTTTGGCTGTGAAAGAAGCTGCTTGGGGACTTGCACGTTACGCTGCTATTTCTCAGGTTTGTTTATCTTTAACGTATTTAGTTGACTTGACAAAATGTGATATGTAATTCATTATACTTATGATCACTTTGTGTAGGACAACGGGTTGGTGCCAATAGTGGAGCCCGAGATCCTTCTTGACGGGGACCACTCAATTGACACGACACTCGAAGTCGCTGAAAGAGTTTGGGCCGAGGTTTTCTATTACCTAGCGGAAAACAATGTTATGTTTGAAGGGATTTTGCTTAAGCCCAGTATGGTTACACCAGGGGCGGACCACAAGGAAAAGGCTGATCCCGAAACCATCGCTAAATATACACTCACCATGCTCAAGAGGCGGGTCCCACCTGCTGTTCCAGGAATTATGGTATGCATTCCTAACGAACATAAAcggacgttcacgaacataaatgaactgaacgaacacggacatatagtcaaacacatttttttgttcatgttcataTATTAAGAAAATGATcacgttcgtgttcgttcgtttaaaaccCAAACGGACAGTTCACGAACATACATgaacataatttaacaaacaGTAAACAATACTAATGAATGTAATTGAagaaacataaatgaacacaactGAACGTAATTTTAATTACgaaagtaattttttttataaattagtGATTAATTATGATAATTTCCATTGGAAAACccatttttattactagaaagcCCAATTACCAATTAGTTATAGTTATAAATGTAGTTAGAAAGTTTcctttatgtttaatatttatataaatatgacTGACTACTTATGTATTTAAATTGAAACAAACAAgcttaaacgaacgaacataaagaaacgtaaataaacgaacataaatgaatgaacaaaACGTGTGTTCATGTTAAATGAACAAAAcattgtgttcatgttcgttcgttcgtttattaaataaaagaacttcccgccgaacagttcatgaacgttcggttcgtttatagGTCTATTGAACAGGTCAAATGGGTTCAACTAAATTTGGTATAGTTAACCTTTTAAACTTGTTATGTTGATTTCTAAGTGAAGAAATTTTGGTTATGTAGTTTTTGTCAGGAGGACAATCTGAAATGGAAGCTACACTAAACCTACACGCAATGAATCAAAGTCCAAACCCGTGGCACGTGTCGTTCTCGTACGCACGTGCACTTCAAAACTCCGTGCTCAAGGCATGGCAAGGAAGGCCCGAGAATGTAGAAGCGGGCCAGAAAGCACTATTGGCCCGTGCAAAAGCAAACTCATTGGCCCAGCTTGGAAAGTATTCAGCTGAAGGTGAAAGTGAGGATGCTAAGAAAGGAATGTTTGTCAAGGGCTACACTTACTAGTCGAGTTATGAAAGAAATTCACTTGTATCTGTTTTGATGCCTacttgtaattttttattttgttgaATAATGTGGTCTGCGAAGATTATGAGAATACTAAGAATTGACCGTTGTTGAGTATGAGGGGTAGCAACCCCAAAAACGAACACTCTATATTGATGCGAATTGGTTTACCTATATAGATTAACCGCTATCCTTTTTGTATCGTATCATTTTCTTATTTTCTAATGCTCTAATGAGCGAAATTAGAATAACGGGTCAGATGGGTTTACTATGAGAAGTTTGCTTCAATTGTAACTCATGCTTGTGATTCTGCTGGTAAGCATTTTGCCATCGATTTACTCGCTTTCAAGAACTTCTACTTGTGAACAATGTTTGGATACACAaaatggggtttttttttttttttttttttttttttttttttttttgtgaaatcgCGCAACTTGGAGCAAATTTATCTGTTAAACAGTGAAGAGAGAGTGCGGCTTGATTGACGGTTCAGTTGCTCATATATTCATTGTCTTTTAATTTTTAACAATACCATACCCACTAAAACTTGTCAATTTGATTGTGCATATACTACCAACAAATGGAGGGagttatacatacatataataaTGTGTGATTAATAGTCGATATGATCCTGTAgcaaatatttttattttcggAACCTTTTGGCATGATTTTATACATGAATTATTGaaatgatatgatatgatatcaaGAATCTGTTTTATGCAGATGAATCACCCAAAATCTTAAACAATCAACAAAATTGGTGGTAGAAACACCTCACAAATGACTAAATGTCATCGATGGCGCTGAATTTTGGCCGTTATCAACGAAACCATATTTCTGTGTTGTTATTGGCAAATCAAGGAGGTTTCAATTGGTAATTTTCATCTCCTATGACAAAAGATTCTACGTTTGACTTTTATAAATCTAAGATGTGTTTATTTGACTTTTATAAATCAATCAAAGATGTGTTTATTTGACTTTTAAAATCACAGATGTGTTTTTTTTAATGCAAGATGTAAAACATGCATAACTGGAAACTAAACATGCTTTAAGCTAATTTTATGGGTGAAATGGGCCAGCTGATGGAGGGCAGCTCTAAGACTAAGAGTCCTATTGTTAAGTTTAAAGTTAAGATCCTTAAAGATGAGTTGTAAGAACATTTCTATCGAGTTAGATTAGGATTCGCGGGTTGAGTTCTGTTTTATAAATGTTTTTATATTTAAATGGTTGAGTTAGTTCATATGTTTTTTGGGTGCCAAAAATCCTGCTGCATACAACATAAGTCGAGTTTAAACTTTTGTATGATAACGTATAGTGTTGACAAAATCCGTTCAAAGAGTCCTAAGTTACCTACACAGATATTTCTTATACCTCCTCACTTACACGTATCTATAACGTCAAAATCTACCCACATTCGCAGCGCAGCACGAGCTAATTGCTAGTTTTGTGACAAGTACTAAAAGATttgtcttttgtttttgtttttttaagaaAGGCGAAATAAAAAGATTAGTTAAAATTTGTAAATATGAAAACTTGGgaaattttgaagttttcgtaTAAGTAAGGATAAAATAGTTATTTTATAATTTATtgtaataaaacaaataaaaaaatgggCAAGTTTGCTTTTTTTTTCATTAAGGAATTGAAAATATGCAATCTTAATTTTAGATCGGATGAATATGTAATTAAGGAGGATTAGAAGTGGAATTTTGTCGTAGTTTGTACacataatcataataataataataataataataataataataataataataataataataataattattattattattattattattaataattattattataaaacatACATTAGACATATCATTAAAACTTTACATAAATAATAGGCTTTTTAGCCTTCCGAACCCAactcgagctcgataagtgaaacAAAGGTTCAAGCTTACTTAAACTTGATTCAATTTAAACTTTTAACAAACCAATCTTAAATAACTCGCAAGCGGCTTAACACCTTTACCCTTGTGCTCTTAAAAAGCCGATTACAAAGCAAAAAAGAGGAGACAAACGTCAATGGTGTCCATTAATTTTGACCAATATCAATATAATTTTATTGGTTACTTTTTGGCTAAAATATATACACCCTTATTTATTTGATCATAACCTTTTTAACCAACTAAAAATTAACATTTTTTCATATCCACTAACATACCAAACATCACATTTCCACACATTTGTACCAACATTCTCAATATCTTATCAAAACATCCTCCCTCTTTACAAACCTAAAAACAAACATAACTAACTTTTCAAAATGGCGCCAGAAAGTAACAAACAATCAATATTCCCAACGGACAAAGAAGAAGTCAAGAAAATCTTCAACCGTTTCGACACCAACGGCGACGGTCAAATCTCCGAAGACGAGCTAACTGGCATTTTGAAATCACTCGGGTCCGACACATCTCACGACGAGGTGAAGCGGGTAATGGCTGAAATCGATGCTAATTCCGACGGTTTCATTAGCCTTGATGAGTTTATCTCATTCTGCAAAGGAATAGAGTCTGAAGGAGACGCGATCGATGATCTCAAGCAAGCGTTTAGGTTATACGATTTGAATAATAATGGAGTGATATCTGCAAATGAGTTGCATCAGATTTTGAGTCGGTTGGGGGAAAACTACACGGTTGAAAGTTGCGCGAATATGATCAAGTCTGTTGATTCTGATGGTGATGGATTTGTTGATTTTGAAGAATTTAAGAAGATGATGTCCAGAAAGGAAGGTGATGGTGCAATGTAGAATTTTTTTACAACATTTTGCTTAAGAAACATGTTATGAGAATTTTTTTATTGTGTTAAAATTCATGTATTGTATATAAGTTAAATAATGAAAATGATATAATTCATAAACATGTAAATACTTCTTATAACTAAAAACTATATAATTTATACATCTACAAATACTTTCTTTTATACAACATTTGATTACACGTGTATTCACGGGTTGAATAAAGGAAAAACGTGCTCGATATATTTGTAAATTTAATCGTCTACAGTTCGCTTGCGTAtgtgcatataatgtatatatgtgtgggccctcGGGCAGGCAAAAGTGAAAGTCCACTagttttaacgttattttactaatttcgtgaaaataacgttaaaagcaggggcggttaatcatgcatcatgtggtggtgttgataGCTGAGAGACAAGAGGGTAtctgcactaatcggcctttgtcttaattgttgagtgttatatgtcttatgtccaaggcttgatgcaaaactactatcgagctggGTGTCTAACTGGAAGCAGCTTCTAGATTCCAAACTCAAACTTATAACTATCCACGATGAAATATGATTTTATTGCTTTAGATAAATGTCGAAAAGAAGCAAAATGGTTATGTCAATTGTGATAGCGAAACAACATTTGGCAAAGCTTATTGCA
This is a stretch of genomic DNA from Helianthus annuus cultivar XRQ/B chromosome 16, HanXRQr2.0-SUNRISE, whole genome shotgun sequence. It encodes these proteins:
- the LOC110915139 gene encoding fructose-bisphosphate aldolase 3, chloroplastic — its product is MASASFVKLHTSSSPFIGQRSFNQRSRSSSRSPAARVSVIRAGSYSEELVQTAKTIASPGRGILAIDESNATCGKRLASIGLDNTEANRQAYRQLLLTTPGLGQYISGSILFEETLFQSTTDGKKMVDCLREQNIVPGIKVDKGLVPLPGSNNESWCQGLDGLASRSAEYYKQGARFAKWRTVVSIPCGPSALAVKEAAWGLARYAAISQDNGLVPIVEPEILLDGDHSIDTTLEVAERVWAEVFYYLAENNVMFEGILLKPSMVTPGADHKEKADPETIAKYTLTMLKRRVPPAVPGIMFLSGGQSEMEATLNLHAMNQSPNPWHVSFSYARALQNSVLKAWQGRPENVEAGQKALLARAKANSLAQLGKYSAEGESEDAKKGMFVKGYTY
- the LOC110917753 gene encoding calcium-binding allergen Ole e 8, whose translation is MAPESNKQSIFPTDKEEVKKIFNRFDTNGDGQISEDELTGILKSLGSDTSHDEVKRVMAEIDANSDGFISLDEFISFCKGIESEGDAIDDLKQAFRLYDLNNNGVISANELHQILSRLGENYTVESCANMIKSVDSDGDGFVDFEEFKKMMSRKEGDGAM
- the LOC110915141 gene encoding protein kri1, encoding MGMKLFGDEGGEAGDISKIEINQEFARRFEHNKKREDLQRYEELKKKGVIDDSEEEDDESSDDDEEIVNYSTKQDLKFFDALIKVRNKDPLLKSNEAKLFDSDNEEDGDDDDEGGDGKKEKEKKKKPMFLKDVNAKHLIGNGPEFDDEDDERDNKNRKKSYFEEQEEVRKEFLDAVADEEDDDGELLKVKNDNTGGDEGEDEDDREFEKKLDEYFKEDDKLDENEKFLKDYFRKKMWLDKDSGKSKGFDIEIDVSEDEEELVKQEDYEREFNFRYEENAGDRVMGHSRKVDGSVRKKESSRKIQRMNKKERMAQAELERNEELKRLKNLKKKEMNEKLRKIREIAGFGENDDCLLDEHDLEEEFDPDKYDRKMKNTFGDNFYDADDVDPGFGSDEEHGELEKPDFDKEDDLLGLPKGWDDEHGSGDGFLAFREKILKKKVKNEGNEEQNEEQLQDEEGKRKRSKLEEELIKKSLEEMYKLECEGTIGDLKTRFRYKSVDKNTYGLKPKEILLVDEKELNQIVPLKKLATYREDEFVVPRHKLKEQKQKIKSLLRGESSDGHGHSDGGKKRKHDVGQTEPEKSKSDAENEEQKENEEQKELSRKQRRKMRLKEFKISDKRRMAYEGSTAKSNKKKKHKSKDAV